TTCAGTCACTATTTAAGTCTGATTTTGTGTGTGCCGGACGAgcatagatgggctgaatggcctccccttgtttgtaaattttcttaagTTCTTAGGATCTAAAAAAGCAGCcttgttaaatatttaataaaacacacaatctAACACATTTCTTTTCTTGTTTCATCCCACCAGTACGTCGGTGACTACCCCGTAGAAAGTCCGGACTGAACCACCCACAGCGCTACCCAGCCACGCACAACCCCTATCACCAAGCTCTGTGGAAAGGTTTCTACAACAATGGGCTGTGCGATCACCAGGGCAGTGGGAGCAGCCCAAGAAACCCCTTCTCCTTAAAAGGAAGGAACTTAACTGCTGAATGCCAGCCAAGCTTTTAACCCCTGACAAGATGGCCGATTCATGACTTTTAAACCCCTGGCAAGATGGCTGATTCATGACTTTTAAACCCCTGGCAAGATGGCCGATTCATGACTTTTAAACCCCTGGCAAGATGGCCGATTCATGACTTTTAAACCCCTGGCAAGATGGCCGATTCATGACTTTTAAACCCCTGGCAAGATGGCTGATTCATGACTTTTAAAAGGTGGCTTAATGGATCTTTCTGGTTGGCCTCCACTCAAACTACAGAGAGAAAAATACCTTCTAATGTTAAGGACGCTTGTGGATCATATGTCTGCGTGCCAAGCACGTGCTCTGGGATGGTGTTACCTGCTGCAGCCCCAGCCCAGGTTCTGTTCATTGTAATGTTACCTTGCTGTGTAAAGGCTTCGGGGCGACCCCCTTTGGTATCACAGTTTTGGAGTGCAAAGGGATTCTTTTCTGATCCACGGGGGTCTGGTTTCACTCACCTAGTCTTGGGCTACCCAACGTCATTGTAGGTAAGCTAGTCTAAGACTGGTGctattcagggtctgtgaaaccagtcgctCTTCAAGTACAGCACTAGGAGGTCATCCTTGAGCCTTTTCACATTGCATAACACGCTGCCTGCGTTCACAGAGGTCTCGTGCATCCACGAACCTGGAATAATGCACATGCACTTTCTTTACACTCTATTCTATTGAGGTtagtagagagaggagagatgcaGAATTTAGGCATCTCTGCCCTGAATTAGGGCTTGGTAATCTATGCTTagaaaattatttaaacatttttttatgtaaaaagtaGATTTTTAgcttatttatataataataataataataataataataataataataataataataataatggtgtacATTTAAACTAAGAGTTGAAATTAAGCTACTGTAAAATGTGTTGTAGTTCCACCTCATTCCACTAGATGTCACAGTTTGACTGAAAAGAAACTTCTGTAGTGCTGGCTACAGGCTATGGAAATGGAATATGATAAATTGCGTCCCTTTAATGTTTTAGGTTTAGGGGTAAATTAAAGGATAAACCATTTCCATTCCTCCTTGCAGTATATACAGCTCTACTGTTGTTGTGTTTTCGTGATCCCTAGTGCCAGGAAAAGCTATCTGCACATTTTGTTCAATGGTCATAAGAATGTCTAAATATTTAATGAGGGCGTAAGCCTTTATCAGTGAATTCTGATGTTTTTCAATGCATGAATTCCTGATATTGTTTTTTGCACATTTCTTAAATGTATGTAAATCATGACTTTAGAAAAGTCAGCTGAaccatagaatttttttttccaaaaccaaGAATACTCACTGCTGCTGTGGCATGCATGACATCACGTCCACAGGCtgtgttgacagtccagtttacCCCAATGAGTGGACAGTTTGAGCCACGTCCAGCATCCCTCGGTGCGTCTCTTCATCCCTCTTGGTCTCCTCCTCATCTTGAGCATTTTGCTGGAAGTTAAATCACAAAATAACAGACATCAAGAAAAAAAGGCTTGAGTACAAACTGCTGTTCTGAGTGCGCTTTTATTTCAACACGCTTCACCCAAGACACGATGGGATttcaaggataataataataataataatcatctttatTTACAGAGGATGTTCATGTTTAATGTATACAATAAACTATgcttattataaaacaaataatgaaatgtGAATTGTGTGTGCTGGCATACACCAGGTCTGGAACGTATACAACCTGATATTTCAAATAAATTCAGAGTTTTTTGTAAACCTgtgtagttttttatttgttttatttttatatgtaacCACAGTGCTGTTTATATCTCTATATAAAGAACCCTTACAGTGTGGAGCAACAGATAGCATCTGACTGTGTGATATTACACTCTCTATATAAAGAACCCTTACAGTGTGGAGCAACAGATAGCAATCAGACTGTCTGTGATATTACAATCTCTATATAAAGAACCCTTACAGTGTGGAGCAACAGATAGCATCTGACTGTGTGATATTACAATCTCTATATAAAGAACCCTTACAGTGCAGCAGACAGCAATCTGAGACTGTGATATTACACTCTCTATATAAAGAACCCGTACAGTGTGGAGCAACAGATAGCAATCAGACTGTCTGTGATATTACAATCTCTATATAAAGAACCCGTACAGTGCGGCAGACAGCAATCTGACTCTCTGTGATATTACAATCTCTATGTAAAGAACCTTTACAGTGCAGTAGACACCAATCTGACTCTCTGTGATATTACAATCTCTATGTAAAGAACCCTTACAGTGCAGCAGACAGCAATCTGACTGTCTGCAGTATTACAAGTACTACTATCCACCTGGATACTGACAACCCAATAAGGCCACTGTGTAGTGCCTCAAGATTTCAGTGGAAGCTATACCCGCGGCACAGGGCAATACACAGTGGAAGCTATACCCGCGGCACAGGGCAATACACAGTGGAAGCTATACCCGCGGCACAGGGCAATACACAGTGGAAGCTATGCCCGCGGCACAGGGCAATACACAGTGGAAGCTATACCCGCGGCACAGGGCAATACACAGTGGAAGCTATACCCACGGCACAGGGCAATACACAGTGGAAGCTAGACCCACGGCACAGGGCAATACACAGTGGAAGCTAGACCCACGGCACAGGGTTAGCCGTTCAGCCCACGTTATTACATCTGGAGATCTTTGAAGGTCTAGTGCATCTCCTAATGCTAAAAATACTGAAGGTTGCTACATAAAACTGCAGCCTGTTCTCTCTGAGATTAGACAGGATGACATGGACTGGCTGAGCTCCCAGACTCTTCCATCCAGAGCTGGTATTTCCACTCCCAGCAGAGACACCCAGTGCCCAAACCAGCATGTGGAGAATGAGAGCGACACACACAGCATTGGCACACCACCTCACGctgccctttctggttgggaccCCCCTTTGAAGTCAATTCTATTTGTACAATATAAAAAGGAAACGTGTTAATAAATCTAAAGCAAAATACACATTTCTGCATGGCTAAGCTTCAAATGCAGTGTCCAGAGGTCCTAATGTCTGGCATGGAAGCACGCTTGTGAAGACATCATTTCATGACCTCACTGGAACGGTTTTGAATCTTAAAAACTATATTTCATATAATGTGTAATGAAATGAAAAGGCAAGCAACAGAATATTTGTACTAGAGCTTCTGCTATTCATTGTAAAATTAAAATGGTACATACACAGTACAAACTTCAGGTCAGAAAAGCAGCTCTCCTTATTAgaatatatttattgttttttagtGTTGAGATTAATATTCAAATGCATATACAGTGGGATCTATAATTcatattcttttatatttctcttCATACCAAAGTGGTAGCTTTGGACTCCATTTGTTCCAAAATTCATTTAACTTTCCTTCTGCATGTAAAGAAGAGATTACACGTCCCGTTTACAAACTCCTCCACAACCAAGCAAAAACTATCAGCCAACACATTTCTGCTCCAAAAACATATTTGTGTGTTACCCAACAGAGAAGAAGTATTTCAGAGAGCTAAATCtacatatatatttctaaataactACAATTCCTACTATGTGAATAAGTGCAGTTCAGTTGAACATTTTCAGTGCAGTTCTTGTATGAATTTGCAAACCGCATGCTGGCCTGTTTTTATATAGTGCCCTGAACGGGACAGCTTCCTCAGATCCAGCTGCCCCGTCTCTCAGACAGTTTGCGTGATGAATTCTTCTGTGCAGAGCGGTCTCAGATCTGTGTGTCACCCTCGCAGTTATCCTCAGAAGTTACTGGATCTGGACTCCAGTGGATACTGGACCTCTTGCGGGTCTGTGAGACGCAGAGCAGCTCTGGCAGGGTCTCCCTGGTGTCCTCCTCGCAGTTATCCTCAGAAGTTACTGGCTCCGGACTCCAGTGGATACTGGACCTCTTGCGGGTCTGTGAGATGCAGAGCTGCTGTGGCAGGGTCTCCCTGGTGTCCTCCTCGCAGTTATCCTCAGAAGTTACTGGCTCCGGACTCCAGTGGATACTGGACCTCTTGCGGGTCTGTGAGATGCAGAGCTGCTGTGGCAGGGTCTCCCTGGTGTCCTCCTCGCAGTTATCCTCAGAAGTTACCGGATCCAGACTCCAGTGGATACTGGACCTCTTGCAGGTCTGCGAGATGCAGAGCTGCTCTGGCAGGGTCTCCCTGGTGTCCTCCTCGCAGTTATCTTCAGAAGTTACCGGCTCCGGACTCCAGTGGATACTGGACCTCTTGCGGGTCTGTGAGATGCAGTGCTGCTGTGGCAGGGTCTCCTCAGTGGagtcctccacctcctccacatCCAGGAAGGTGATCTCCGGCAGGGAGCGAGCCCTGAACCCCAGAGGCAGGGTCCCTCCCCAGGGCAGGGAGCTGCCCCGGTTCAGGGCTGGCCTGCCGGGCTTCTGTTCCACCGCTAGCTGCAGGTCCAGCTTGAAGGAGAAGGCCAGGGCATCGCTGGAGGCCCCGTGGAGATCCAGGGCCTGCAGGTCCAGGGAAGAGGAGCCCGAGAGGTGCAGGCACAGGGTGGAGCGGCGACGCAGTGTGGGGATCCCAGCAGAGTCCTCCTCGaaggggggggagaggagggacaGCACCGGGGATAGGGAGAGGCGACTCACCAGGCTGCAAACACACCACACAAATCAGTCAGCGAGTAGCTAATACTGCATCAGTCACCTCTCAGGACAATCACTGAATCAGGACCCACCCAGGCATTCAGCACTGGCACTAAATGAATCgcatttagggtaccactgaacgGGAGATGGATTGCTCTTTAAAATccttaacatattttattttaaaagaggaaACAATTATCtatttcagggataccaagatagtTTAGTGAACACGTAGCCTCTAATTGAGACCATTCTACTTGTgtgatgtcttgctcattaaaatatgtagcttttaaaatttaaaaaaagggggaGGAAGCAGTCATCTATTCAGGGAAAGCAAGATATTTAttaagtaaagggtctgagtgaggaggAATGGGCAACACAATCACCACCCCTGGTCTTCTGcaaatcatttgttgttgccaTAAATGTGTGCCAGTGCTGTGTGTAATATTAGAGGAATGCTCTCATAATCCGTGCCAGTGCTGTGTGTAATATTAGAGGAATGCTCTCATAATCCGTGCCAGTGCTGTGTGTAATATTAGAGGAATGCTCTCATAATCCATGCCAGTGCTGTGTGTAATATTAGAGGAATGCTCTCATAATCCGTGCCAGTGCTGTGTGTAATATTAGAGGAATGCTCTCATAATCCGTGCCAGTGCTGTGTGTAATATTAGAGGAATGCTCTCATAATCCGTGCCAGTGCTGTGTGTAATATTAGAGGAATGCTCTCAGAAGGGTGCTGCTGCGTTTCAGGTCATGCTGTTACCTCTGCAGTAGCTGCTGTTGCACAGACTGGATGAAGACGTTTCGCATGAAGTGTGTGAAATGCTTCATTTCCTGCCAGAACCAGAACATCTCCTCAGGTAAGGCCACCAGCCAGCGCAGCACCCTGATAACACAACAATAGCACACACTTATCAAAGgcttttcaatacaaaataacattgcTCTCAACTGAAAGACAGCAGGGCCTAGTGCTTTGATCTGAAGAACTctgcagtgtggcttagtggttataACAACATACTGGGAGCCAGTGTGGCTTACTGGTTAGAACCAAGACACTGGGAGCCAGTGTGGCTTACTGGTTAGAACCAAGACACTGGGAGGCAGTGCAAGCTGGCAGTGTGGCCTGGAAGGAAGGAGATCTGCATGAAGATGAGGATTCGCATTCGTTCACGGAGTAACTGAAACACAGTAAATGAATACACTCTGCACTATGGCATCCTGCAGGAGGTGAGTTTTCAGATCTGAGAGTCGACGGGGCCGGTTCAATCTCACAGTAGAGGGTCTGAGTGAGGAGGAATGGGCAGCCAGCCCCCCAGGCATGTGTTATGATGCTATTTCTAGCACCACAGGCTATTTAAAGACTATTTAAAGGCAGGAGGTGGTTGTTTCACACACTGTGGGTTCAGTTGTGGGTTTCATTAGACGCGAGTACTCATGAAGTCATCTTCAAGTTTAACATGCCTTTGTGAAGGGagagtgtttgaaaacaaacagctgaGGTACTTGGAGGCTTCTGATGCCACGGTAACAACAGTCacttatttaaaatgaatgaatatgtttgtgatgtacacacacacacacgcacgcacgcacgcacgcacacaccacatGGTCTGAGTTTTTAGGATGCAGCTTCTATTCTATAAATGGATTCTTTACATATTTATTGAATCCATCTCCGAGAGGAGTTCAGATAGGAGCCCAATCCCTACCTCTGGCTGAGGGAGTAGGTGAGGAAGACAGGAAGTGTGTAAGGAAGCAGGATGTACGAAGCCAGGCGCGCAGGAAGGAAGCTGCTCAGAAATCCCAGCAGCCCCAGCTTCCCCACTATGTTGCACAGCAACGCTGAAAGAGAAGAAACAGAGGGAGGGCAggacagtaaacaaaacattcacaGCACCTTTCAGAAAGGAGCATTCCTAAAGCCACTTGGAAGAGCTAATCATCTCCACTTCAAAATATAACAAGCGATTTTAATGACCGAGCCATCTCACATGGTGCACCAGCATAAAGCCTAACAATGCTTTCTGTGCTGGAAAGCGCTGGCCTTTCAGAAGAACCACTCTGCCATTCATCTCCCACAGGTTCACCACAGCATGTGTCCTGTGAAGTTCTACCTGGAGAAAGACTCCCTCCAGTATAGAGAGCAGGACTGGAagggctgcagtgcagatagCCTACCTCCCTGAACCCAGGCTGGGAGGCTGTGGTAAAGAGTCTGCTCCATGGAGCCCAGCGTCCAGTCCATCTCCTCCGATTCATCTGAAGAGTCATCTGCGCACGTGGGCGTGGTGTTACTGTCACCCCCCTCCCTCTGGAGAGAACTCTGCATGGCCGGGAGGGCTGTGCCATCACTGCAGcggagagaagccacagagagagaGCGGGACTCGGCAGGAGACTGTGGGGCCATCAGATCTAGAGGAAGAAGAAGGGGGGTGTTGAAACAGCTGCTCTCCACGACCTCCATTTACAGCACGTGGGATCTAATCTCGTCACAAGAGCGGTACCCAAGATATGGAACGGATTTCTCtttcctaagagaaagggtgctcccttcaGTCAAGGGCAGGCTGGAGGCATGGAGACCCAACTGCTCCTTCACCTCCAAAGAGtaggaaaacaaaaacagtaatataCACCTTAAAATGCACAAAATTGGGTCTATGAAAAAATATGCATGTGTGTCAATAGACAAGTACATTTTTTGCAACTATACCCTATTCCATTAAAGGCGAGCTTCCATTGGTACATTTTTTGTCCTTTAACCTCCAGTGTTAAAGAATCAACGTGAACACAAGCTGAGACCCACAGATTAAACTAACAAGTTTGTGCTAAAATTAGGAAGAGATAAACAATGTTTTATGACCTTAGTGTAACACATTGGCATTTCACACTGTGATAATAATACTGCCCAAGTAAACACATCTGAAAGAAAGCTTCAGAAGTTCTAGGAATCTGGAATTCAGTGAtgttatctgtaaaaaaaaaataaccgaaTACAAAGGAAGGCTGAAAAGATTTTCCTTTTGAGCCAAAATATTTCACAGCTAAGGGAGTGACAAATAGAACACAAAATACTGTGAAGCAAGCCCAGCGAAAACTCCTCATCCTACACTGTATACCAATCCAACAAGCCAGCCCAGCGAAACCTCCTCATCCTACACTGTATACCAATCCAACAAGCCAGCCCAGCGCAACCTCCTCATCCTACACTGTATACCAATCCAACAAGGCAGCCCAGCGAAACCTCCTCATCCTACACTGTATACCAATCCAACAAGGCAGCCCAGCGAAACCTCCTCATCCTACACTGTATACCAATCCAACAAGCCAGCCCAGCGAAACCTCCTCATCCTACACTGTATACCAATCCAACAAGGCAGCCCAGCGAAACCTCCTCATCCTACACTGTATACCAATCCAACAAGGCAGCCCAGCGAAACCTCCTCATCCTACACTGTATACCAATCCAACAAGGCAGCCCAGCGAAACCTCCTCATCCTACACTGTATACCAATCCAACAAGGCAGCCCAACGAAACCTCCTCATCCTACACTGTATACCAATCCAACAAGCCAGCCCAGCGAAACCTCCTCATCCTACACTGTATACCAATCCAACAAGGCAGCCCAGCGAAACCTCCTCATCCTACACTGTATACCAATCCAACAAGGCAGCCCAATGAAACCTCCTCATCCTACACTGTATACCAATCCAACAAGCCAGCCCAGCGAAACCTCCTCATCCTACACTGTATACCAATCCAACAAGCCAGCCCAGCGAAACCTCCTCATCCTACACTGTATACCAATCCAACAAGACCAGCGAAACCTCCTCATCCTACACTGTCTACCAATCCACCAAGCCAGCCCAGCGAAACCTCCTCATCCTACACTGTATACCAATCCAACAAGCCAGCCCAGCGAAACCTCCTCATCCTACACTGTATACCAATCCAACAAGCCAGCCCAGCGAAACCTCCTCATCCTACACTGTATACCAAACAAGCCCAGCGAAACCTCCTTTTATCATATAAAAGCTTCAGGTAATCActtttaatacattatatatttttttccctgtTTATCGCACAATCCTAGATTTAACTGTAGCACTGAAGGCTTCACTTACCTGCATTGAATGTGCAGGGCCTAGCCCCTGCTAACATTTTAAAAGGGTTGGGAAACCCTGTTTCGGAGGGGTCAGCTGAGTAATAAGAGGTGGAGCTTCTACTTTTCAGTATAAAAGGCAGGTTTTTCCCTCACTGTGGAGCACATGGAGTAAGCAGCATTCATTGAAGGGGAGGTTAATTTGGTTGAAATTATCACAAACACTTTGAATTGCTGACAGGTGTCtcttattaaaaaattaaagctTGACAAGGCTacgttttaattaattatttcaaCCTTTTATTCGTATGCTATTAAATTAACCTGTGAGGGAATAAGTCCAGTCTACACAGAAATGTGAACCAGTTTGGGTTTTTTTCAAGTGCGGTAGGAAAAATAATCGAAATCACTGTCGCATCAGAATACTGCACTGGGTGTAATATGTATTTCTACccgtttgttttaaaaaaagattacttgtaaataataaatcaaaccatTCAAATAAAGCAGTGGCTCTCAACCCTGGTGCTGAGCTCTCAATTAGATTAATTaggctttttttaattgttttcagcgcTTAACCAGTTGCAGATGTCAACTTAACTTTGAAATGGACCGGGGTTGAGAAACATTGCAATACCCCCTTCAAATGCAGAATACAGCAGCAACCACTAGCTTTTTATTATCAGCTCAGTCATCTATTGAACTGATCGCTGGCACTGCCGACAGAAGCATGGATCACATCCAAGCACACTGACCTTAAACAGGTATGCTGAAAACACTGGCCACACACTGAGTGTTGGGCTGGCTGAGTGTAACAGCAAGCAATGACCTCAATCCTATCATTGTATACTACATAGCAGACCCTGTTCAGACTCCCTGCTGTGTGAAAAGGAGACACTGCACTTGTAACCTTCCTGAAGGTGGTCTGTCCGAGGACTGGCACACTGCCAGTCTCCCAGGCTGCCCTGGGCTTCGCCTTGCCTGGCTGACCTTTCTACACTGAAGAACCTGAAGAGGATTCACATGCCAGCGCAGCAGCCCCTGACAGAGTCGTTGTCTGCCTCCTGAGCACCAGGCAGTGAACGCAGCTACCAGAGAAACAGCATCCGTTACTGGAACAGCACTCTGTTTACCAGCAAGATGCGCCGAAAGTGACTACAGGACTCTGCGCTGTGCTGAGCTTGTCATTTACGCCCATGTGAAATGATAAAACCCACAAGGCTTTTTAGAAGTTCTTCAAGaggcctaattaaagcacaaagtggtctaacattttcacacatcatgagcgcctgttgtttctatatcactgatttactgagtgaaaattgaaattctcacacctgTGCAGGTGGGGTACATAAAATATACCAATGCCAAGCCTGGAGGTGTttgaatacatttgcacactgctgtgtttAAGAAGGCACTTACCATGTCTTTGCAGGAAGACGATAGCATCCTGGTATCCTCTGTAGTACATCTGTTTCAGTGCCTGGAAAGACAGTTCCATCAGTAGCTGCTATAGGCAGGCATTCTAAACACAAGCACACAATGCATGTGGGCTGAATCCCATTCACCCCTCTTTCACTCCACATTTAAACTGCCATGTCTGGGCATCTGAGCCCATTGAATTAAACAGAGAGGCCAGGACTGGAGGCACACTGTAACCCCAGGGTCCAGACAAACGCATTGCCATCCAGTGGAGAGGTAGGTGCAGGACTCATGCTGCTGTCAGCACTACCAGCTCCTCAGCCTGTGATGGGGGGAGAGGGGGCTCCCCTACCTTGCCCGTGGGGGGGAAGAGTGCGTCGGCCATCCTCGTGCAGTTCTGGAGAGTCAGCTGGAAGTTGGTGCCACTCACTGCCAGGTTGTACGAGCTGAAGGTCGGGTCTTGAGGGCAGATGTCCATCTCTCCAGCGAAAGGGGACACGGTGACCGTGAGGCAGGCCTCCTGGCTGGGCTGCATGTTGGTAAAGCCCCCATCAATGTAACGCTGTCAGGGGGGCACAGAACAGTGACAGCGCATTCGTGGGCTGCAAATCCATTTGTTACCTGCTGTTCCCAAACTGAGAAATGTGAGGGCGGGGTTACGCATTGGAAAGCGGGACTCAACAGATCACAGCTCAGCCTATAGCTGACAAGGCTTCTGCCCCAAGGCCACTCGCTGTTAGACCTTGGCTTTGGGTAGAATGTTTCCATTGTTGCTTTTCTTTATCCATCCACCAGCACTCCTGTGGTTACAATGAAGCTTCAGAGTGAAACGCTCTGTTTTAACAAAGCCCTCCTCCACTCATTCTCCTCGGGGCTGAGAAAATCTTCTACAGCCTCACGAGTTTCCTGCCGTCTCAAAATGACATTTTCCCTGGTCGGCTGCTGACCTTCCAAATCCAGTAAAAGGTGAAAACTCACAACGCTTGTCtttgtgctgctgctgcacatGCTGTTATTGCAACAGaagcaggcaacagtgaagcagcTTCGACTCCACAGCCGTGCACAATGGTGTTTGCAAACCCCAGAGCCGAAGGCAATTCTGCCATGGCTGTCACGTGACAGCAGAGAGCCCGACTTGTGTATGGTTTAGCTAGTCGTTTAGTGTGTGCATGAACTATCTGTTACTGGCAATGCACATTGTCAAGTATAAATTCTGTAAATAAAAGCTATTTCTGTGTACAATAGTTTTGTTCTAAGAGGTAGTTAAGGTAGcaaatcaaaacacacatttacaaacaGATGCTATTAATACAATCAGCAGAGGAAATGCACTGTGTAACTCACCTGGCCTCTGAAACTGGGGGGTACCAGACCACAGTACACTGGCACAAAACAGCTGCACAGCAAAGCCTGCAGGGGGAGTCGGGTACAATGCATTCACACAAACGGGTATCCCTTCACAGGCGTTACATTTCTAAGCAGCGatgcaaaaggaaaaaaacaattcTTTAAAGTTAcaaatgttccaaaaaaaaatgttacattagGACCGAAATGGTTAAGGGGGAAATAACTTTCATATTACACTATATTTCAATTTTTTGGAAGTCTCTTATAGGCAGAAGTCCGTCGTGTCTACCTGGACGAGGTCTTCTCTGGACTGAAAGTCGGACACTAGAATGTTTTTACCGTCCGCCAGCCTCGTCATGGAGACGTGAAGCCGGCCCGTGGCCAGTTCGTGCGCGTTCTCCGGTAAGCTCCGCAGCAGACAGCTCTTGAGGACCTTGAAGAGGCTGAACGAGGGATGCAAGGGTCCGAGGAAGTGCCTCCGCAGCTGCAGCGCGGCCGCCACAATCTCATCGCGCAGTCGTTCTGGATCACGGAGAGGAACGGGACAAGAGCGCCGGCAATGAAGTACAACGGTGACGTGTTTAATACGAGCTTACCATGTCTACATAGGCGTGGTTTTTGTAATTAAACACAAGTTCATCATATATGTATTGCAAATCTTTTCAATGAAAGACCCTCGGTGGTATTATAAACCACGGCTGTGGGAGAccgttgatttttttttcccctgataggaatatattctgtatatatattttttggtgctACAAAACTAGCGTGTAGGCTGTCGTGTAACTCCTGCTAGAGCAGCAATTGAAATGCTTCGCTATATCTAGCTGCACTGCAGTAATAGTGTGTCTTATGCCTTTGTAACATTATTTACAGCATGCATTTCAGAGGCTGCGTAAATACGATTCGTTGGTGTTTAGATTGCAATAAACTGTATGCGAATGAAATCACTGCTGTCCTTAACAGCTGGTTTGCTTCATGCTGTTAGACTAGATGAAGACGCATATGCAGACACACCAGTACTGTAGCGCTTATATAGAGTGTTCAACTACAAAGTCCTGATCGGTGTCTCTTTTTTGTAGAAGGTTTTTTTTAGTACTAGTATAGATGATAATTTAGCATTGCGCATTTTTGGAACTGCACTGTGCAGATCGAACCTtcgacaaataataataataataataataataataataataataataataataataataataataataataataatagctggatGCATCTTTTTGTTTTCAGGGGGGTCCC
The sequence above is drawn from the Acipenser ruthenus chromosome 29, fAciRut3.2 maternal haplotype, whole genome shotgun sequence genome and encodes:
- the LOC117429117 gene encoding patatin-like phospholipase domain-containing protein 2 isoform X2, producing the protein MSAEAGGVQSGGPPFSISFSGSGFMVVYQFGATQCLLDLAPEVIRAAPKVYGASAGSLAAAAVVCGANMERLRDEIVAAALQLRRHFLGPLHPSFSLFKVLKSCLLRSLPENAHELATGRLHVSMTRLADGKNILVSDFQSREDLVQALLCSCFVPVYCGLVPPSFRGQALKQMYYRGYQDAIVFLQRHDLMAPQSPAESRSLSVASLRCSDGTALPAMQSSLQREGGDSNTTPTCADDSSDESEEMDWTLGSMEQTLYHSLPAWVQGALLCNIVGKLGLLGFLSSFLPARLASYILLPYTLPVFLTYSLSQRVLRWLVALPEEMFWFWQEMKHFTHFMRNVFIQSVQQQLLQSLVSRLSLSPVLSLLSPPFEEDSAGIPTLRRRSTLCLHLSGSSSLDLQALDLHGASSDALAFSFKLDLQLAVEQKPGRPALNRGSSLPWGGTLPLGFRARSLPEITFLDVEEVEDSTEETLPQQHCISQTRKRSSIHWSPEPVTSEDNCEEDTRETLPEQLCISQTCKRSSIHWSLDPVTSEDNCEEDTRETLPQQLCISQTRKRSSIHWSPEPVTSEDNCEEDTRETLPQQLCISQTRKRSSIHWSPEPVTSEDNCEEDTRETLPELLCVSQTRKRSSIHWSPDPVTSEDNCEGDTQI
- the LOC117429117 gene encoding patatin-like phospholipase domain-containing protein 2 isoform X1, with amino-acid sequence MSAEAGGVQSGGPPFSISFSGSGFMVVYQFGATQCLLDLAPEVIRAAPKVYGASAGSLAAAAVVCGANMERLRDEIVAAALQLRRHFLGPLHPSFSLFKVLKSCLLRSLPENAHELATGRLHVSMTRLADGKNILVSDFQSREDLVQALLCSCFVPVYCGLVPPSFRGQRYIDGGFTNMQPSQEACLTVTVSPFAGEMDICPQDPTFSSYNLAVSGTNFQLTLQNCTRMADALFPPTGKALKQMYYRGYQDAIVFLQRHDLMAPQSPAESRSLSVASLRCSDGTALPAMQSSLQREGGDSNTTPTCADDSSDESEEMDWTLGSMEQTLYHSLPAWVQGALLCNIVGKLGLLGFLSSFLPARLASYILLPYTLPVFLTYSLSQRVLRWLVALPEEMFWFWQEMKHFTHFMRNVFIQSVQQQLLQSLVSRLSLSPVLSLLSPPFEEDSAGIPTLRRRSTLCLHLSGSSSLDLQALDLHGASSDALAFSFKLDLQLAVEQKPGRPALNRGSSLPWGGTLPLGFRARSLPEITFLDVEEVEDSTEETLPQQHCISQTRKRSSIHWSPEPVTSEDNCEEDTRETLPEQLCISQTCKRSSIHWSLDPVTSEDNCEEDTRETLPQQLCISQTRKRSSIHWSPEPVTSEDNCEEDTRETLPQQLCISQTRKRSSIHWSPEPVTSEDNCEEDTRETLPELLCVSQTRKRSSIHWSPDPVTSEDNCEGDTQI
- the LOC117429117 gene encoding uncharacterized protein LOC117429117 isoform X3, with the translated sequence MHCTRLPLQALLCSCFVPVYCGLVPPSFRGQRYIDGGFTNMQPSQEACLTVTVSPFAGEMDICPQDPTFSSYNLAVSGTNFQLTLQNCTRMADALFPPTGKALKQMYYRGYQDAIVFLQRHDLMAPQSPAESRSLSVASLRCSDGTALPAMQSSLQREGGDSNTTPTCADDSSDESEEMDWTLGSMEQTLYHSLPAWVQGALLCNIVGKLGLLGFLSSFLPARLASYILLPYTLPVFLTYSLSQRVLRWLVALPEEMFWFWQEMKHFTHFMRNVFIQSVQQQLLQSLVSRLSLSPVLSLLSPPFEEDSAGIPTLRRRSTLCLHLSGSSSLDLQALDLHGASSDALAFSFKLDLQLAVEQKPGRPALNRGSSLPWGGTLPLGFRARSLPEITFLDVEEVEDSTEETLPQQHCISQTRKRSSIHWSPEPVTSEDNCEEDTRETLPEQLCISQTCKRSSIHWSLDPVTSEDNCEEDTRETLPQQLCISQTRKRSSIHWSPEPVTSEDNCEEDTRETLPQQLCISQTRKRSSIHWSPEPVTSEDNCEEDTRETLPELLCVSQTRKRSSIHWSPDPVTSEDNCEGDTQI